In a single window of the Nocardioides sp. L-11A genome:
- a CDS encoding helix-turn-helix transcriptional regulator, with amino-acid sequence MSQHSLIADVLDRMREGHSVVLHGPRGAGRSRLARGIADGLRSEGRRVAEVSGSDGTAVPLAPFAPLLLEAGVRPGDDPALSAYTRLPPYLASETASIVVVDDAHLLDTGSGVLVSHLSRAGVPLVLVTEAPSALPPPLRDRTDTFGWVQRKMPPAAPDEILAMATELLGGELTAAAGAHLLACSDGRPAVAAALLGSGLQPRMTPGGLAIDRPFPITAEVRRWSIDPATWTPEVRRAAEVAAVSERLPACAAALSGMDTALSVGLIAEDAGALRFARELDRVVVLDAMPSALWRLRAAQAHDLLSASGEDWSTRATLLAVRAGHRVAVDPTLAAAQDPLLTDAERREVLEAVPGDHPAGLVLRGASASADDQVLDAERHLGAAQAALTSAPPTPERDAWLLRVGQELGLLHAVRRGDAARAVVEVTTVAAALHDPDAQELLHAELVKWRLMAGAGGEVSAPLTDVNDVDAARAVGKAVIGAMIASMDGGRAEAHAEVDAGLAALATTRIAPAHAASLLELSRFLALVFDADLTAAQELATARRDAAARSADPELGMWEYAAAELAFHTGRLDDAAMLAHRAARHLAWRDFTGLRDTADALVEAVAVRRGRGRPADGTTDGTAEADVKVGLHRARAHADRHRDVAALVAVAHRALGEMHGHLGILALDDAWMLTRSSPLAGELIAHADRGGIAALLAHRIEAHESGSAQALERAAEQLEGTGLVGRAADAWELSARAHREAGRHQSADRSLRRGVLLRSTYGLGTWPTGAVVLSPRESEIAHLAARRVRSREIGQQLGLSVRTVDNHLARVYRKLGVSGRDELAVLLTT; translated from the coding sequence GTGAGCCAGCACAGTCTCATCGCCGACGTACTCGACCGGATGCGCGAGGGTCACTCGGTGGTGCTGCACGGCCCGCGCGGGGCCGGACGCAGCCGGCTGGCCCGGGGCATCGCCGACGGTCTGCGCTCCGAGGGACGTCGAGTCGCCGAGGTGAGTGGGAGCGATGGCACGGCGGTGCCGCTCGCCCCCTTCGCACCGCTGCTGCTGGAGGCCGGCGTGCGCCCCGGCGACGACCCGGCGTTGAGCGCCTATACCCGGCTGCCTCCCTATCTGGCCTCGGAGACGGCCTCGATCGTGGTGGTGGACGACGCCCACCTGCTCGATACCGGCTCCGGGGTGCTGGTGAGCCACCTCAGCCGCGCCGGCGTGCCGCTGGTGCTGGTCACGGAAGCTCCGTCGGCCCTTCCCCCGCCGCTGCGCGACCGGACCGACACCTTCGGATGGGTGCAGCGGAAGATGCCGCCGGCGGCGCCCGACGAGATCCTCGCCATGGCGACCGAGCTCCTCGGCGGCGAGCTCACGGCCGCCGCTGGCGCCCACCTCCTCGCCTGCTCGGACGGCCGCCCGGCAGTGGCGGCGGCACTGCTCGGCTCCGGGCTCCAGCCTCGGATGACGCCGGGCGGTCTCGCGATCGACCGCCCCTTCCCGATCACGGCGGAGGTCCGCCGCTGGAGCATCGATCCAGCCACCTGGACGCCCGAGGTACGGCGAGCCGCGGAGGTCGCTGCCGTCTCCGAGCGACTGCCCGCGTGCGCCGCGGCGCTGTCCGGCATGGACACAGCGCTGTCCGTCGGCCTCATCGCCGAGGACGCGGGCGCGCTGAGGTTCGCGCGCGAGCTGGACCGCGTCGTGGTGCTGGACGCGATGCCCTCGGCACTGTGGCGCCTCCGGGCGGCGCAGGCCCACGATCTGTTGAGCGCGAGCGGCGAGGACTGGTCCACACGAGCCACGCTCCTCGCGGTACGGGCCGGACACCGAGTGGCGGTCGACCCGACGCTCGCAGCGGCCCAGGATCCGCTGCTCACCGACGCCGAGCGTCGCGAGGTGCTGGAGGCGGTGCCGGGCGATCACCCCGCAGGTCTCGTCCTGCGCGGCGCGAGCGCGTCCGCGGACGATCAGGTGCTCGACGCCGAGAGACACCTGGGCGCGGCACAGGCCGCCCTCACGTCCGCTCCTCCGACCCCGGAGCGCGACGCCTGGCTGCTTCGCGTGGGCCAGGAGCTCGGTCTGCTGCACGCGGTCCGGCGTGGGGACGCGGCGCGGGCTGTCGTGGAGGTGACGACGGTGGCGGCGGCGCTGCACGACCCCGACGCCCAGGAGTTGCTGCATGCCGAGCTCGTCAAGTGGCGCCTGATGGCCGGTGCGGGGGGCGAGGTGTCCGCGCCCCTCACCGACGTCAACGACGTGGACGCCGCCAGGGCCGTCGGAAAGGCCGTGATCGGCGCGATGATCGCGAGCATGGACGGAGGCCGCGCCGAGGCCCACGCCGAGGTCGACGCCGGCCTGGCCGCGCTGGCCACGACGCGGATCGCCCCAGCCCATGCCGCGAGCCTCCTCGAGCTCTCCCGCTTCCTCGCCCTCGTGTTCGACGCCGACCTGACCGCCGCCCAGGAACTCGCCACCGCGCGGCGGGATGCGGCGGCCCGATCCGCGGACCCGGAGCTCGGCATGTGGGAGTACGCCGCGGCCGAGCTGGCCTTCCACACCGGTCGGCTGGACGACGCGGCCATGCTGGCGCACCGCGCGGCGCGCCACCTCGCTTGGCGTGACTTCACCGGACTGCGCGACACCGCGGACGCCCTGGTGGAGGCGGTGGCCGTCCGCCGGGGCCGAGGTCGGCCGGCGGACGGCACCACGGACGGCACTGCCGAGGCCGACGTGAAGGTCGGACTGCACCGGGCGCGGGCCCATGCGGACAGGCATCGGGACGTCGCCGCGCTGGTGGCCGTTGCCCACCGGGCGCTGGGGGAGATGCACGGGCACCTCGGCATCCTCGCCCTCGACGACGCCTGGATGCTCACCCGCTCGTCGCCCCTGGCCGGCGAACTGATCGCGCACGCCGATCGAGGCGGGATCGCGGCGCTGCTGGCGCATCGGATCGAAGCACACGAGTCGGGCTCCGCGCAGGCCCTCGAGCGGGCAGCCGAGCAGCTCGAGGGGACCGGCCTCGTCGGGCGCGCCGCCGATGCCTGGGAGTTGAGCGCTCGCGCGCATCGCGAGGCCGGACGCCATCAGTCGGCGGACCGTTCGCTGCGTCGCGGAGTCCTGCTGCGCTCGACGTACGGGCTCGGCACCTGGCCCACGGGGGCGGTGGTCCTGAGCCCGCGCGAGTCGGAGATCGCCCATCTCGCGGCTCGTCGCGTTCGCAGCCGCGAGATCGGTCAACAGCTCGGCCTCTCGGTCCGTACGGTCGACAACCACCTGGCGCGCGTCTATCGCAAGCTCGGCGTCTCGGGCCGCGATGAGCTCGCCGTCCTCCTGACGACGTAG
- a CDS encoding TetR/AcrR family transcriptional regulator — translation MATTKGGAATARKKSAGSGAGTGSTRRAQLLAIAAEMFASRGYTQTTVRDIADEAGILSGSLYHHFASKDEMLTEILQEFMGSLLGQFRSIAEEAETPRAALDGLVRSSFETIHRTPHAVALYQNEANFLGSTPEFAFVTKASREVEKVWLDVLRAGIASGDFRAELEPTTTYRFIRDGVWSTVRWYDPRGRLQHGTLADQYLAILDGGLLTS, via the coding sequence ATGGCCACCACCAAGGGGGGCGCCGCCACCGCCCGCAAGAAGAGCGCCGGCAGCGGCGCCGGCACCGGTTCGACCCGGCGCGCCCAGCTGCTCGCGATCGCCGCCGAGATGTTCGCCTCCCGCGGCTACACGCAGACCACCGTCCGCGACATCGCCGACGAGGCGGGGATCCTGTCGGGCAGTCTCTACCACCACTTCGCGTCCAAGGACGAGATGCTGACCGAGATCCTGCAGGAGTTCATGGGCAGCCTGCTGGGGCAGTTCCGCTCCATCGCCGAGGAGGCGGAGACCCCCCGCGCCGCGCTCGACGGCCTGGTGCGCAGCTCCTTCGAGACCATCCACCGCACCCCGCACGCGGTCGCGCTCTACCAGAACGAGGCGAACTTCCTCGGCAGCACGCCCGAGTTCGCGTTCGTCACCAAGGCCAGCCGCGAGGTGGAGAAGGTCTGGCTCGACGTCCTCCGTGCCGGCATCGCCTCGGGCGACTTCCGGGCCGAGCTCGAGCCGACCACGACATACCGCTTCATCCGCGACGGGGTGTGGTCGACCGTGCGCTGGTACGACCCGCGCGGACGGCTGCAGCACGGCACCCTCGCCGACCAGTACCTCGCGATCCTGGACGGCGGCCTGCTCACCTCCTGA
- a CDS encoding FadD3 family acyl-CoA ligase, which yields MTPTTMPALLEQAAAEHRDHPAIVDGDTIITYAGLRDLVVAAARGYRALGVEPGDRVAIWAPNRAEYLLALLGAQQLGASVVPLNTRYRGHEARVVLERSRAVALVVCDGFLGTDYSVLLAESASDDGGSGDPHPVVAGLPHLRAIVDMNAAGRPGTVAWADFLAAGERVPPAEIERLAAEVTPDTVADILFTSGTTGLPKGVMSAHRQTIGTAEVWARGASLGERDRYAIVNPFFHSFGYKAGAIACLTAGATIHPVLTFDPDALLQLIQDAGITVLPGAPTIFITLINHPRRAEFDLSSLRFSIAGAASVPETLFEQMQEVLGFDEVAQAYGLTECVVATRSRAGEDPRHIAETTGPGVDGIEVRVVDEAGADVSTGTDGEIWLRGANVMLGYFEDPEATAAAIDPDGWLHTGDVGRLDEHGCLKITDRIKDMFIVGGFNVYPAEVENTLAAHPAVMESAVIGVPDERMGAVGRAYVVLRPGADADAEDLVAWARERLANFKAPRDVVFVSELPRNASGKVLKTDLRSDA from the coding sequence ATGACACCCACCACGATGCCCGCACTGCTGGAGCAGGCAGCCGCGGAGCACCGCGACCACCCGGCCATCGTCGACGGCGACACCATCATCACCTACGCCGGTCTGCGGGACCTGGTCGTGGCGGCGGCCCGTGGCTACCGGGCCCTCGGCGTCGAGCCGGGCGACCGGGTCGCGATCTGGGCGCCCAACCGCGCCGAGTACCTCCTCGCGCTGCTCGGCGCCCAGCAGCTCGGGGCGTCGGTGGTCCCCCTCAACACCCGCTACCGCGGGCACGAGGCCCGGGTCGTCCTGGAGCGCTCGCGGGCGGTCGCGCTGGTCGTGTGCGACGGCTTCCTCGGCACCGACTACTCCGTGCTGCTGGCCGAGTCGGCGAGCGACGACGGAGGGTCCGGCGATCCACATCCGGTCGTGGCCGGCCTGCCGCACCTGCGCGCGATCGTCGACATGAACGCCGCCGGGCGGCCCGGCACCGTGGCGTGGGCCGACTTCCTGGCCGCCGGCGAGCGGGTCCCCCCGGCCGAGATCGAGCGGCTGGCCGCCGAGGTCACCCCCGACACCGTCGCCGACATCCTCTTCACCTCGGGCACGACCGGCCTGCCCAAGGGCGTGATGAGCGCGCACCGCCAGACGATCGGCACGGCCGAGGTCTGGGCGCGCGGCGCGAGCCTCGGCGAGCGCGACCGCTACGCGATCGTGAACCCGTTCTTCCACTCCTTCGGCTACAAGGCCGGCGCGATCGCGTGCCTGACCGCGGGAGCGACCATCCACCCGGTCCTCACCTTCGACCCCGACGCGCTCCTGCAGCTCATCCAGGACGCCGGGATCACCGTGCTCCCCGGCGCCCCGACGATCTTCATCACCCTGATCAACCACCCTCGGCGCGCCGAGTTCGACCTGTCCTCCCTGCGCTTCTCCATCGCCGGCGCGGCCAGCGTCCCCGAGACGCTCTTCGAGCAGATGCAGGAGGTGCTCGGCTTCGACGAGGTCGCCCAGGCCTACGGCCTCACCGAGTGCGTCGTGGCCACGCGGTCCCGGGCCGGCGAGGATCCGCGCCACATCGCCGAGACCACGGGACCCGGGGTCGACGGCATCGAGGTCCGTGTCGTCGACGAGGCCGGCGCCGACGTGTCGACGGGCACCGACGGCGAGATCTGGCTGCGCGGCGCCAACGTGATGCTCGGCTACTTCGAGGACCCCGAGGCCACGGCTGCGGCGATCGACCCCGACGGCTGGCTGCACACCGGCGACGTCGGCCGGCTCGACGAGCACGGGTGCCTGAAGATCACCGACCGGATCAAGGACATGTTCATCGTCGGCGGCTTCAACGTCTACCCGGCCGAGGTCGAGAACACCCTGGCCGCGCATCCAGCGGTGATGGAGAGTGCCGTCATCGGCGTACCCGACGAGCGGATGGGGGCGGTCGGACGCGCGTACGTCGTCCTGCGGCCCGGTGCCGACGCCGACGCGGAGGACCTCGTCGCGTGGGCCCGCGAGCGGCTCGCCAACTTCAAGGCGCCGCGCGACGTGGTCTTCGTGTCCGAGCTGCCGCGCAACGCCAGCGGGAAGGTGCTCAAGACCGACCTGCGGTCCGACGCCTGA
- a CDS encoding acyl-CoA thioesterase, which produces MESAAAGVDAGSGPALHATTFRLGYADTDPAGILYYAAWFPWMERMQSEWFWSNGLRQDELKRRHGFWTVTAHTACDYVAAVGLFDEIRLELRLGAVGRRSFEMLHRMVRTADEGVVARARIRIVTVSPELGSVELPALLRHHLDAWSRGVRLTPEVHP; this is translated from the coding sequence GTGGAGAGTGCGGCGGCCGGCGTGGACGCGGGCAGTGGCCCGGCCCTGCACGCGACCACCTTCCGGCTGGGCTACGCCGACACCGACCCGGCCGGGATCCTCTACTACGCGGCCTGGTTCCCGTGGATGGAGCGGATGCAGAGCGAGTGGTTCTGGAGCAACGGCCTGCGCCAGGACGAGCTGAAGCGGCGACACGGCTTCTGGACCGTCACCGCGCACACGGCGTGCGACTACGTCGCGGCCGTCGGCCTGTTCGACGAGATCCGGCTCGAGCTGCGGCTCGGCGCCGTGGGACGGCGCTCGTTCGAGATGCTGCACCGGATGGTGCGCACCGCCGACGAGGGCGTGGTCGCGCGGGCGCGGATCCGGATCGTCACCGTCTCTCCCGAGCTCGGCTCGGTCGAGCTGCCCGCCCTGCTGCGCCACCACCTGGACGCCTGGTCCCGCGGCGTCCGGCTCACTCCGGAGGTCCACCCATGA
- a CDS encoding SDR family oxidoreductase produces the protein MTRSADYGLTLVTGASGGIGQAVARRLADDGAALLLLHRRTAPDALVTELGDRVCASAACDLTDPDATATLVGSLVAEHGDLRTVVHTAGPHVPMVHLSRVTPRQFAEQVDQDVVAFFNLAHAVLPSLRRAQGSLTVVTTAATRRYPVRDGLSAGPKGAVEALARGLAAEEGRFGVRVNCVGPGMLTDGMAERLIGSGDLDEHALDVARGNIPLRRFGTAVDIAEAVGFLASDRAGFVSGQKLDVDGGYGV, from the coding sequence ATGACCCGCTCCGCCGACTACGGCCTCACTCTCGTCACCGGCGCGAGCGGCGGCATCGGACAGGCGGTCGCCCGCCGGCTGGCCGATGACGGCGCGGCGCTCCTGCTGCTGCATCGGCGTACCGCGCCGGACGCCCTGGTCACCGAGCTCGGCGACCGGGTGTGCGCCAGCGCCGCGTGCGACCTCACGGACCCCGACGCCACCGCGACCCTGGTCGGGTCGCTGGTGGCCGAGCACGGCGACCTGCGCACGGTCGTCCACACGGCCGGGCCGCACGTGCCGATGGTCCACCTCTCGCGGGTCACGCCCCGGCAGTTCGCCGAGCAGGTCGACCAGGACGTCGTCGCCTTCTTCAACCTCGCCCACGCCGTCCTCCCCTCGCTGCGGCGGGCGCAGGGCTCCCTGACCGTCGTCACGACGGCCGCGACCCGGCGCTATCCGGTGCGCGACGGCCTCTCCGCCGGTCCGAAGGGAGCCGTCGAGGCCCTGGCCCGCGGGCTGGCGGCCGAGGAGGGCCGGTTCGGCGTCCGGGTCAACTGCGTCGGCCCCGGCATGCTGACCGATGGGATGGCCGAGCGGCTGATCGGCTCCGGGGACCTCGACGAGCATGCGCTCGACGTCGCCCGCGGCAACATCCCACTGCGCCGCTTCGGCACCGCGGTCGACATCGCCGAGGCGGTCGGCTTCCTCGCCAGCGACCGCGCGGGGTTCGTCTCGGGTCAGAAGCTGGACGTCGACGGCGGCTACGGGGTGTGA
- a CDS encoding NAD(P)/FAD-dependent oxidoreductase translates to MTIQTDRQPTPGLDYLIIGAGVCGLYQLHQLLELGVSVRVVDANAGLGGTWYNNRYPGCRFDSESYTYQYSFSQELLDEWDWKERFAAQPETLSYLEHVADRFDLHPHISLNTRVERAEWIEDGLHWLVTMAGGEQVRARFVLCAMGLLSVPTYPRVAGLGTFGGVETHTFDWPEDLDVTGKRVAVIGTGASGVQVITDIADKVEQLTVLQRDANWCAPLGNEPISPEEMARLRASYDEIFAWCRETPAGFVHRPDRTLSTDVTREERLRHWNDLYDNGHGAALYMGNYRDTMMEAGPNRELSEFVADRIRQRVEDPEVAELLIPKDHGFGNKRVAGESGFYEVFNQDNVELVDLMAHPIREVTETGIRLDLADGGVRDLELDVIVYATGFDAVTGPFDRIDFRGVDGVRLKDQWQDGPETCVGIQVTNFPNLFMLVGPQSGSATANFPRGIEDVVNWMTETARHIEANDVVRFEGRREAEIAWVEHVREINSLLLLAHSKSWFNGHNINLDRDDKPRVMVYLGGAPRYRRRLQEEIEGGYPSFELRTAREAAPAVC, encoded by the coding sequence ATGACCATCCAGACCGACCGGCAGCCGACGCCTGGTCTCGACTACCTGATCATCGGCGCCGGCGTCTGCGGGCTCTACCAGCTGCACCAGCTGCTCGAGCTCGGGGTGTCGGTGCGGGTCGTCGACGCGAACGCCGGTCTCGGCGGGACCTGGTACAACAATCGCTACCCCGGATGCCGGTTCGACTCGGAGTCGTACACCTACCAGTACTCCTTCTCCCAGGAGCTCCTCGACGAGTGGGACTGGAAGGAGCGCTTCGCGGCCCAGCCCGAGACGCTGTCCTACCTCGAGCACGTCGCGGACCGGTTCGACCTCCACCCCCACATCAGCCTCAACACCCGGGTCGAGCGCGCGGAGTGGATCGAGGACGGCCTGCACTGGCTGGTGACGATGGCCGGCGGCGAGCAGGTACGGGCCCGCTTCGTGCTCTGCGCGATGGGCCTGCTCTCGGTGCCGACCTATCCGCGGGTCGCCGGGCTCGGCACCTTCGGCGGCGTGGAGACCCACACCTTCGACTGGCCCGAGGACCTCGACGTCACCGGCAAGCGGGTGGCCGTGATCGGCACCGGCGCCAGTGGTGTGCAGGTGATCACCGACATCGCGGACAAGGTCGAGCAGCTGACGGTCCTGCAGCGCGACGCCAACTGGTGCGCACCGCTCGGCAACGAGCCGATCTCGCCGGAGGAGATGGCTCGCCTCCGCGCGTCGTACGACGAGATCTTCGCCTGGTGCCGGGAGACCCCGGCCGGCTTCGTGCACCGTCCCGACCGCACGCTCTCGACCGACGTCACCCGCGAGGAGCGGCTGCGGCACTGGAACGACCTCTACGACAACGGGCACGGGGCGGCGCTCTACATGGGCAACTACCGCGACACGATGATGGAGGCGGGGCCCAATCGCGAGCTCTCGGAGTTCGTCGCCGACCGGATCCGCCAGCGCGTCGAGGACCCCGAGGTCGCCGAGCTGCTCATCCCGAAGGACCACGGCTTCGGCAACAAGCGGGTCGCGGGAGAGTCCGGCTTCTATGAGGTCTTCAACCAGGACAACGTCGAGCTGGTCGACCTGATGGCCCACCCGATCCGCGAGGTGACCGAGACCGGGATCAGGCTCGACCTCGCCGACGGTGGCGTGCGCGACCTCGAGCTGGACGTCATCGTCTACGCGACCGGCTTCGACGCCGTGACCGGACCGTTCGACCGGATCGACTTCCGCGGCGTCGACGGCGTGCGGCTCAAGGACCAGTGGCAGGACGGCCCGGAGACCTGCGTCGGGATCCAGGTCACGAACTTCCCCAACCTCTTCATGCTGGTCGGCCCGCAGTCCGGCTCCGCGACGGCCAACTTCCCCCGCGGCATCGAGGACGTCGTCAACTGGATGACCGAGACCGCGCGCCACATCGAGGCGAACGACGTCGTGCGCTTCGAGGGGCGGCGGGAGGCGGAGATCGCCTGGGTCGAGCACGTGCGGGAGATCAACAGCCTGCTCCTGCTGGCCCATTCGAAGTCCTGGTTCAACGGACACAACATCAACCTCGACCGCGACGACAAGCCGCGTGTCATGGTCTACCTCGGGGGCGCGCCGCGCTACCGCCGGCGGCTCCAGGAGGAGATCGAGGGCGGCTATCCCAGCTTCGAGCTGCGCACGGCGCGCGAGGCGGCGCCGGCGGTCTGCTGA
- a CDS encoding hotdog fold domain-containing protein gives MKESLAPGGCAATVVGDVAYETLVGTTREFLDALAAAVPDAPMADELTVALRDWVARLADRAAGVEDERLFGRCPGAAAHGQSMTPAYRVTAEDDAELRGVTRFGGYFLGGNGAAHGGAVPLLFDELFGRVINGEGRAPARTAYLHVDFRAVVRLDRDLDVRVWRDRREGRKQYVRGEIRDDGALCAEAEALFVVLRPGQP, from the coding sequence ATGAAGGAGTCCCTGGCCCCGGGCGGGTGTGCGGCGACGGTCGTGGGCGACGTCGCCTACGAGACGCTGGTCGGGACGACCCGGGAGTTCCTCGACGCCTTGGCCGCTGCGGTGCCCGACGCCCCGATGGCCGACGAGCTGACCGTGGCCCTGCGGGACTGGGTGGCGCGCCTCGCCGACCGGGCTGCCGGGGTCGAGGACGAGCGGCTCTTCGGGCGATGCCCCGGAGCCGCCGCCCACGGGCAGTCGATGACGCCGGCTTACCGGGTGACGGCGGAGGACGACGCGGAGCTGCGTGGCGTCACGCGGTTCGGGGGCTACTTCCTCGGCGGCAACGGTGCCGCGCACGGGGGAGCCGTCCCGCTCCTGTTCGACGAGCTCTTCGGTCGGGTGATCAACGGGGAAGGGCGCGCGCCGGCCCGCACGGCGTACCTCCACGTCGACTTCCGCGCGGTGGTCCGGCTCGACCGCGATCTCGACGTCCGGGTCTGGCGGGACCGCCGGGAGGGTCGCAAGCAGTACGTCCGCGGGGAGATCCGCGACGACGGCGCCCTGTGTGCCGAGGCCGAGGCCCTCTTCGTCGTGCTGCGACCCGGTCAGCCGTGA
- a CDS encoding SDR family oxidoreductase, whose amino-acid sequence MDLQLHGRVALVTGASAGIGRATALALAAEGADVVLVARRRGLLDELAAEVTELAGDAGGAASPLVIEADLTDPQAATRIADTVARERGGLDVLANVAGAAEQPGDVLTEELWHRQFELNFHSKRRLTDAVLPMLRSSVSGRVVNFVGLLEPSVVSAAQAAVAACILWSKALSRSVAPDGVTVNCIAPGRIESEQVRRSYPTEESRAALIRSRIPAGRFGTPEEAAALVAFLASGPASYITGDLFSVDGGMHWSI is encoded by the coding sequence ATGGACCTGCAGCTGCACGGACGGGTGGCCCTGGTGACCGGAGCCAGCGCCGGGATCGGGCGTGCCACCGCCCTCGCCCTCGCGGCGGAGGGGGCGGACGTCGTCCTCGTCGCCCGTCGGCGCGGCCTCCTCGACGAGCTCGCCGCCGAGGTGACCGAGCTGGCCGGCGACGCGGGCGGGGCCGCGTCCCCCCTCGTGATCGAGGCCGACCTCACCGACCCGCAGGCAGCCACCCGGATCGCCGACACGGTCGCCCGCGAGCGCGGCGGACTGGACGTCCTGGCCAATGTCGCCGGTGCGGCCGAGCAGCCGGGCGACGTCCTCACCGAGGAGCTGTGGCACCGGCAGTTCGAGCTCAACTTCCACTCCAAGCGGCGCCTCACCGACGCCGTCCTGCCGATGCTGCGGTCCAGCGTCAGTGGCCGGGTGGTCAACTTCGTCGGACTGCTGGAGCCGAGCGTCGTGTCGGCCGCGCAGGCGGCGGTCGCCGCGTGCATCCTCTGGTCGAAGGCCCTGTCCCGCTCCGTCGCCCCCGACGGCGTCACCGTCAACTGCATCGCCCCCGGCCGGATCGAGAGCGAGCAGGTCCGGCGCAGCTACCCGACCGAGGAGTCACGCGCCGCGCTGATCCGCAGCCGGATCCCCGCGGGCCGCTTCGGCACCCCCGAGGAGGCCGCCGCCCTCGTCGCCTTCCTCGCCTCCGGGCCGGCGTCGTACATCACCGGCGACCTGTTCAGCGTCGACGGCGGCATGCACTGGTCGATCTAG
- a CDS encoding LLM class F420-dependent oxidoreductase: protein MKLGISELFPGSGPRDGRWSMDAAQLIEEIGYNSVWLPEHVVFFPSYSSQYPYESGGAQEVHRMLGVHDPLVLAGAIAAATTTLRIGTYVFVVPQRNPIITARQVASIDQLSGGRFQFGVGVGWSEEEYAALDVPFERRGERMNEYLAAMRALWDEAEETTFSGEFVEFEPLYCFPKPAQKRLPVIVGGNSRATLERIVKYGDGWAGYSRTHEDIKVFTEKLSVLMEAAGRDMSELSLKVGRRSKGATEKDWEDDRAYIEEAFRLGIDEVVVSPRIGDANYEKDMRRYAEIVGL, encoded by the coding sequence GTGAAGCTGGGCATCAGTGAGCTCTTCCCCGGGTCCGGGCCGCGCGACGGGCGCTGGTCGATGGACGCCGCGCAGCTGATCGAGGAGATCGGCTACAACTCCGTGTGGCTGCCCGAGCACGTCGTCTTCTTCCCGAGCTACAGCTCGCAGTACCCCTACGAGTCCGGCGGCGCCCAGGAGGTGCACCGGATGCTGGGCGTCCACGACCCCCTCGTGCTCGCCGGCGCCATCGCCGCTGCCACGACCACCCTGCGCATCGGCACCTATGTGTTCGTCGTACCCCAGCGCAACCCGATCATCACCGCCCGCCAGGTCGCCAGCATCGACCAGCTCAGCGGCGGCCGGTTCCAGTTCGGGGTGGGCGTCGGCTGGTCCGAGGAAGAGTACGCCGCGCTCGATGTCCCCTTCGAGCGCCGTGGCGAGCGGATGAACGAGTACCTCGCCGCCATGCGCGCCCTGTGGGACGAAGCCGAGGAGACCACCTTCTCCGGCGAGTTCGTCGAGTTCGAGCCGCTCTACTGCTTCCCCAAGCCGGCCCAGAAGCGACTGCCCGTCATCGTCGGCGGCAACAGCCGCGCCACCCTCGAGCGGATCGTGAAGTACGGCGACGGCTGGGCCGGCTACAGCCGCACCCACGAGGACATCAAGGTCTTCACCGAGAAGCTCAGCGTCCTGATGGAGGCCGCCGGCCGGGACATGTCCGAGCTCTCCCTGAAGGTCGGTCGCCGCAGCAAGGGCGCCACCGAGAAGGACTGGGAGGACGACCGCGCCTACATCGAGGAGGCCTTCCGCCTCGGCATCGACGAGGTCGTGGTGTCCCCGCGGATCGGGGACGCGAACTACGAGAAGGACATGCGGCGCTACGCCGAGATCGTCGGTCTCTGA